From a single Mangifera indica cultivar Alphonso chromosome 19, CATAS_Mindica_2.1, whole genome shotgun sequence genomic region:
- the LOC123203019 gene encoding endoglucanase 9-like, which produces MATRRGACLAWCCLFLLFLMENVHGNPNYGEALAKSFLFFQGQRSGRLPKNQQITWRYNSGLSDGKLAQVDLSGGYYDAGDNVKFNFPMAFTTTMLSWSTLEYGKKMGSQLSNARTAIRWATDYLLKCATATPGKLYVGVGDPNVDHKCWERPEDMDTVRSVYSVSQTNPGSDVAGETAAALAAASMVFRKVDPNYSSLLLRTSKKVMQFAMQYRGAYSDSLGSAVCPFYCSYSGYNDELMWGAAWLFRATNDVSYFNFLKSVGDDSGTDIFSWDNKYAGAHVLLARRALLNKDKNFEQYRQEAENFMCKILPNSPMSSTQYTQGGLMFKLPESNLQYVTSITFLLTTYAKYMKATQHNFDCGNYVVTPNHLINLAKIQVDYVLGVNPIKMSYMVGFGSNFPRRIHHRGSSLPSLASHPQSIGCDGGFQPFFYSLNPNPNILVGAIVGGPNQNDGYSDDRGDYSHSEPATYINAAIVGPLAYFAGTRSS; this is translated from the exons TTTTCAAGGACAGAGGTCAGGCAGACTCCCCAAGAATCAACAAATCACTTGGAGATATAACTCCGGCCTCTCTGACGGCAAACTTGCCCAG GTGGATTTAAGTGGAGGGTACTACGATGCCGGAGACAACGTAAAATTCAACTTTCCAATGGCCTTTACAACCACAATGCTCTCCTGGAGCACACTTGAATACGGCAAAAAAATGGGCTCACAACTCTCAAACGCTAGAACAGCCATTCGTTGGGCCACAGACTACCTCTTAAAATGTGCCACAGCCACCCCTGGCAAGCTCTATGTTGGCGTCGGTGATCCCAATGTTGACCACAAGTGCTGGGAACGCCCTGAGGACATGGACACTGTCAGATCTGTCTACTCGGTTTCTCAGACCAATCCTGGCTCAGACGTCGCAGGAGAGACGGCAGCTGCCTTGGCTGCAGCCTCCATGGTCTTCAGGAAAGTTGACCCCAACTATTCAAGTTTATTGTTGAGGACGTCTAAGAAAGTTATGCAATTTGCAATGCAGTATCGTGGTGCTTATAGTGACTCTCTTGGTTCTGCTGTTTGCCCCTTCTATTGCTCATATTCTGGATACAAT GATGAGCTTATGTGGGGAGCTGCATGGCTTTTTAGGGCAACAAATGAtgtttcatatttcaatttcctGAAATCCGTAGGAGATGATAGTGGCACTGACATTTTCAGCTGGGACAACAAATATGCTGGTGCTCATGTTCTATTGGCAAGA CGAGCTTTACTGAAcaaggataaaaattttgagcAATATAGACAGGAAGCTGAAAACTTTATGTGCAAAATTTTACCCAACTCTCCGATGTCATCAACACAATATACACAAG GTGGGCTCATGTTTAAGCTACCTGAAAGTAATCTTCAATATGTTACATCCATAACATTTCTTCTCACCACTTATGCTAAATACATGAAAGCCACACAGCATAATTTTGACTGTGGCAATTATGTGGTCACCCCAAATCACCTGATAAACCTTGCAAAAATACAG GTGGACTACGTATTAGGTGTTAACCCCATTAAAATGTCTTACATGGTGGGATTTGGATCAAATTTCCCAAGGAGAATCCACCATAGAGGGTCTTCTTTGCCTTCTTTGGCAAGTCACCCACAAAGCATAGGTTGTGATGGTGGCTTCCAACCATTTTTCTACTCATTGAACCCTAACCCTAACATCTTAGTCGGAGCCATTGTGGGCGGTCCAAATCAAAATGATGGATACTCAGATGATCGTGGCGACTATAGTCACTCGGAACCGGCCACATACATCAATGCTGCTATTGTTGGACCGTTAGCATATTTTGCAGGGACCCGTTCTAGCTGA